From the Pseudomonadota bacterium genome, one window contains:
- a CDS encoding dual specificity protein phosphatase family protein, translating to MRSEHLSKSKLARFLDSGVTYFIDLTEAGELRPYEPDLERLAEDRTIDVCYRRFPIRDGGVPPHQDDLQQLLNTIKGALCARHVVYIHCLGGVGRTGLVVGCYLAEKHRSGRQGLAKLQDFWTECEKSAYRPTTPETEEQRQWILAWGSV from the coding sequence ATGCGTTCTGAGCACCTGTCAAAGTCGAAGCTGGCCAGGTTTCTTGATTCAGGTGTTACATACTTTATTGATCTCACCGAAGCGGGAGAACTACGCCCGTACGAACCGGACTTGGAAAGGCTTGCAGAAGATCGGACTATCGATGTCTGTTATCGGCGCTTTCCCATACGAGATGGGGGGGTACCTCCGCACCAGGATGACCTACAACAGCTCCTGAACACTATTAAAGGCGCCTTGTGCGCGCGCCATGTCGTGTACATCCACTGCCTGGGTGGAGTAGGCCGTACAGGTCTGGTTGTCGGTTGTTATCTTGCAGAAAAACATCGGAGCGGTCGGCAAGGACTCGCGAAATTGCAGGATTTCTGGACAGAATGCGAAAAATCAGCCTATCGGCCAACAACGCCGGAAACTGAAGAACAACGCCAGTGGATCCTGGCCTGGGGGAGTGTGTAA
- a CDS encoding BrnA antitoxin family protein: MKKRRKAVPEFANEGDERRFWEQYDSSDYLDWTQAQQVVMPRLKPTTKTISLRLPQHLLDSIKIAANARDVPYQSLIKVWLQEKLHKH, encoded by the coding sequence ATGAAAAAGCGACGTAAAGCGGTACCGGAATTCGCCAACGAGGGCGACGAACGGCGTTTCTGGGAACAGTACGATTCCTCCGACTACCTCGACTGGACTCAGGCGCAGCAAGTCGTCATGCCCAGGCTAAAGCCGACGACCAAGACGATTTCGCTGCGTCTGCCTCAGCATCTTCTGGACTCCATCAAGATTGCGGCCAATGCTCGCGACGTACCCTATCAATCGCTGATCAAGGTGTGGCTGCAAGAGAAACTGCATAAGCACTGA
- a CDS encoding BrnT family toxin — protein MIALTKITGFDWDEGNTRKNEKHGVSMAEAEQVFFNAPLLLLEDVKHSNREPRFHALGKADDKRLLHITFALRHEGEKIRVISARDMHRKERAIYEKAT, from the coding sequence ATGATTGCCTTGACGAAGATCACGGGCTTTGACTGGGATGAGGGAAATACTCGAAAGAACGAGAAACACGGTGTCTCGATGGCGGAGGCGGAGCAGGTTTTTTTTAACGCGCCATTATTGTTGCTTGAGGATGTGAAACATAGCAACCGGGAGCCACGCTTCCACGCTTTGGGGAAAGCAGATGATAAACGTCTGCTGCACATTACTTTCGCCCTGCGCCACGAGGGGGAAAAAATTCGAGTGATCTCAGCCAGGGATATGCATCGGAAGGAGCGAGCAATTTATGAAAAAGCGACGTAA
- a CDS encoding tetratricopeptide repeat protein: protein MADNPPREKVSLLAELQRRKVFRVGAAYAFIGWLFIQVGADIFPALEFPHWALPLLIWLVLLGFPVALVVAWAYELTSRGVEFDQRPMSFRVARISKVILVLIIGLTVSIIGFSVFRYQAERLTQINSLAVLPFKNLSSDPAGVIFAEGLAEELLSRFSRIKALKVPGRRSTKLVAERSQDLAEMGKTLGVQAVLEGGVRWSSGGGNEAIVKIDLRLLKVADGLTIWTRSYTRRLDNIFELQEEIATEVVGALQVEMLTATGSTVKPTFSVEAYELYLKGRAAYYKREYASMIQSIAYYEQAIAVDPDFAKAYSSLAEAWVLLAMWGYVDASEAMRNSLRAAQRALQLDDSLPGTQVVLGSIAHWHEWNNEKAEPHFRRAIKLDPNYPTTRNWYSVFLAHTGRAEESLSELELALRLDPVNPIINAQVAYTYLHAGRFEEAVTSAQNAVELDPGYIPARYYLGWGYQMTGQFEDAIREYLQVAQPLPLFRQVLAQAYAAAGRREEAMPILDELMETRERGEFYVPAYFTGVIYTQLGDFDQAFKWLDLAVEERSVQLAKIEYDPYLIPLHDDPRFDALKEKIWPD, encoded by the coding sequence ATGGCCGACAACCCTCCCCGGGAAAAAGTCTCACTCTTGGCAGAGTTGCAGCGCCGCAAGGTGTTCCGGGTTGGTGCGGCCTACGCTTTTATCGGTTGGCTTTTTATCCAGGTCGGCGCAGATATTTTTCCGGCGTTAGAATTCCCGCACTGGGCGTTGCCACTACTGATCTGGCTGGTGCTACTGGGTTTCCCGGTTGCGCTGGTGGTGGCATGGGCCTATGAGCTCACATCCAGGGGAGTGGAATTCGATCAGCGCCCGATGAGTTTCCGGGTCGCCAGAATATCGAAGGTTATTCTGGTGCTGATCATCGGCCTCACCGTAAGCATCATTGGTTTCTCCGTGTTCCGCTACCAGGCCGAGCGGTTGACGCAAATAAATTCCCTCGCTGTGTTGCCGTTCAAAAACCTGAGCTCTGACCCCGCCGGGGTGATTTTCGCGGAAGGCCTCGCGGAAGAGTTGCTGAGCCGTTTTTCCAGGATCAAGGCACTAAAGGTGCCGGGCCGACGCTCCACAAAATTGGTCGCCGAGCGAAGCCAGGACTTGGCAGAGATGGGCAAAACCCTGGGCGTTCAAGCAGTACTGGAAGGCGGCGTGCGTTGGAGTTCCGGTGGAGGCAACGAGGCCATCGTCAAGATTGACCTGCGGCTGCTCAAGGTGGCCGACGGGCTGACCATCTGGACCCGTTCCTATACCCGCAGGCTGGATAATATCTTCGAATTACAGGAAGAGATCGCCACCGAGGTGGTGGGCGCCCTGCAGGTGGAGATGCTAACGGCAACCGGGAGCACTGTAAAACCGACATTCAGCGTTGAAGCATACGAACTTTATCTCAAGGGGCGCGCAGCCTATTACAAGCGGGAGTATGCGTCCATGATCCAATCCATCGCGTACTACGAACAAGCCATTGCAGTCGATCCGGACTTCGCCAAAGCGTACAGCAGTCTGGCAGAGGCTTGGGTTCTGCTGGCCATGTGGGGTTACGTGGACGCTTCCGAGGCGATGAGAAACAGCCTGCGCGCCGCCCAGAGAGCGCTACAACTTGATGATAGCCTGCCGGGTACACAGGTTGTGCTGGGTTCGATTGCCCACTGGCATGAATGGAACAACGAGAAGGCCGAACCGCACTTTCGGCGCGCTATTAAACTGGATCCGAATTACCCGACCACGCGCAACTGGTATTCGGTGTTCCTGGCTCATACCGGCAGAGCAGAGGAGTCGCTGAGTGAACTGGAACTGGCGTTAAGGCTGGATCCGGTCAATCCCATCATCAATGCACAGGTCGCCTACACCTATCTGCACGCCGGCCGTTTCGAAGAGGCTGTAACCAGTGCCCAGAACGCCGTCGAGCTGGATCCCGGCTATATTCCCGCGCGTTATTACCTTGGCTGGGGTTACCAGATGACTGGTCAGTTCGAGGATGCGATTAGGGAATACCTACAGGTAGCGCAGCCGCTTCCCTTGTTCCGGCAGGTGCTGGCACAGGCTTATGCCGCAGCCGGGCGCCGCGAAGAGGCGATGCCCATACTGGATGAACTCATGGAGACCCGCGAGCGGGGCGAATTCTATGTTCCGGCGTACTTCACCGGGGTAATTTATACTCAGTTGGGGGACTTCGACCAGGCCTTCAAGTGGTTGGACCTGGCTGTTGAAGAACGCTCGGTTCAGCTGGCCAAGATCGAGTATGACCCCTACCTGATCCCACTTCATGACGATCCTCGCTTCGACGCCCTCAAAGAAAAGATTTGGCCCGATTGA
- a CDS encoding type II toxin-antitoxin system PemK/MazF family toxin, which translates to FNPAKGTEPGKIRPCLVMQSDLLNEAGHPSTTVLPLTTQLLDDTAPLRYRLNAHDQLAEVETCWRIVMALD; encoded by the coding sequence ATTTCAACCCCGCAAAGGGCACCGAGCCCGGCAAGATCCGGCCTTGCCTGGTCATGCAGAGCGACCTGCTGAACGAAGCCGGGCATCCCAGCACGACGGTGCTGCCGCTGACGACGCAGCTACTCGACGACACAGCCCCGCTGCGCTACCGCCTCAACGCGCACGATCAGCTGGCCGAGGTTGAAACCTGCTGGCGCATAGTGATGGCGCTCGATTGA